The stretch of DNA TGGCGTCGATCACGACCCGCGCATTCACATCCTGTATGCCCGCAATTTGGGCGAGTTTTTGGCTGGTTATTATTCATCTTCTGACGAACTGCACCCAGATGCGCATCAGTTTTCTAACGCCCACGAAATGTTTTTAATCAACGCCGATACTATGAGATTGTGGCATGACAGCATTTACAGCACCCTCGCCCACGAGCTCCAACACATGATCCACTGGCATATCGATAAAAATGAAGAGACCTGGCTGAACGAGGGGTTTTCGATGTTGGCGGAACTTATCAACGGGTATGATCCTGGCGGCTTTGACCGGCAATATATCCAGAACACAGACCTTCAATTAACCGACTGGGGCTCAAGCATTGGCAGTAACGGACCCCATTACGGCGCCGCCATGCTCTTTACCACCTATTTTTATGACCGCTTTGGTGCTACAGTGACCCAGAAGCTGGTAGCTGAGCAAAAAAATGGGCTTGAGGGCATTGATGCCGTCCTGCAAGAACTCGACATACGCGATCCACTCACTGGGGAACCTCTCACCGCAGAGGACGTTTTTGCGGATTGGGCAGTTGCCAACCTGCTTGGTGACCCAAATATCGGTGATGGACGCTATTACTACAATATCTACCCGCAAGCGCCTCAGGCAGCCCCCACCACCCATCTCACCGCCTGCCCCACCGGACCGTTCACTTACCATGTAGCACAATTCGGCGTTGACGCCATCAAAATCTCCTGCCCCGGCGACCTGACCCTCTCGTTTGCCGGTGAAACCACCACGAACCTGCTGCCCATCGAACCCTACTCAGGCAGCTTCTTTTTCTGGTCCAACACAGGGGACCAATCCAATATGAGCCTTAAACGGGAGTTCGATCTCACAGAGGTCAGCGGCCCGGTCAATATGACCTATCAAACCTGGTATGACCTCGAATTGGATTACGATTATGTCTTTGTCTCTGCCTCTATCGATGGAATCAGCTGGCAAATCCTGAACAGCACTTCCTGTACCATGAACAACCCTTCCGGAAACAGCTATGGTTGCGGCTTGACTGGCGCTTCAGACGGCTGGCAGTTAGAGCAAGTTGACCTGACACCTTTCGCCGGAAAGCTCGTCAGCCTGCGCTTTGATTACATCACAGATGCTGCCGTCAATGGCAATGGTTTCGCCCTGGACGACATTCGCATCGATGCCATCAATTATTTCACCGATTTTGAAGCGGATGATGGCGGTTGGCTTGGAGAGGGTTTTGTGCGCATCCAGAATGTCTTGCCGCAATCTTTCAGAGTGACGATGATAACTTATGGAAAACGGATCCATGTGGTTCCATTGGAATTGGACGAAAACAATCAGTTTGAAATTGATATCAGCCTCGGTCAGGACATCGAATCGATTATCCTGGTGATCAGTGGTACCACGCCGTATACACGGCAGCGGGCTGTGTATCAGGTTGAGGTCGAACCCTTGCCTTAATTGCAGGCTTTCTTTAGCTGCCTTCTATTGACCCTCAACCGGGTTGAAAAAACCTGGCAACCCTCGTCAAATTTAATATCACCCAAGCGACCAACCTCAAGGGAGTCTCTCATGACATCAAAACCCAAACAAATTGATACCAAACCAATGCACACCCCCTGGACTTCAGACGTAGATCCTCATCTCCCCCATCCCGAATACCCGCGACCGCAGATGGTTCGCGAGCAGTGGCAAAACCTGAACGGTATGTGGGATTACCAGGTCACCCGGAAATCCGCCTCCCCACCTGAAGCCTTTGCCGGGCAAATCCTGGTGCCCTTCCCCATCGAAAGCACCCTATCGGGCGTCAGGCGCCAACTGCACCCCGATGAAGAGCTGTGGTATCGGCGTCAGTTTACCGTCGACCCTGCCTGGCTGCCGGGTCGAACGCTGCTCCATTTTGGGGCGGTGGACTGGCATTGCAGGGTTTATGTTAACGGCAAATACATCGGGGAGCATGTTGGTGGTTACGACCCTTTTTCCTTCGATATCACCGATGCATTGATCGAAGATGAAAACACCCTCCTCATCTGGGTCAGCGATCCAACGGATACTCAACCCATTCAACGCGGCAAGCAGGTGCGTAAACCGGGATTTATTTGGTATAGCGCCCATTCTGGCATCTGGCAAACGGTCTGGCTGGAAAGTGTGCCCCAAA from Brevefilum fermentans encodes:
- a CDS encoding M6 family metallopeptidase — encoded protein: MRNQSSRLPIILTIILLLALCCLCISLVIFASGSIILARSTTPTVDPPTIIEQPLADLVQPTRIVTPTDQGISTPGTDIGEKIDTLEVLKAANVPINDPILLAEQLGGKTNIPRTFPDPNAPYQVGDSKAFWVTNVDTRQNFQVIATLRYLGEHTYFWIEDNVAYEPEDLVQLGDTFDQEIVPMTRAFFGSEWSPGVDHDPRIHILYARNLGEFLAGYYSSSDELHPDAHQFSNAHEMFLINADTMRLWHDSIYSTLAHELQHMIHWHIDKNEETWLNEGFSMLAELINGYDPGGFDRQYIQNTDLQLTDWGSSIGSNGPHYGAAMLFTTYFYDRFGATVTQKLVAEQKNGLEGIDAVLQELDIRDPLTGEPLTAEDVFADWAVANLLGDPNIGDGRYYYNIYPQAPQAAPTTHLTACPTGPFTYHVAQFGVDAIKISCPGDLTLSFAGETTTNLLPIEPYSGSFFFWSNTGDQSNMSLKREFDLTEVSGPVNMTYQTWYDLELDYDYVFVSASIDGISWQILNSTSCTMNNPSGNSYGCGLTGASDGWQLEQVDLTPFAGKLVSLRFDYITDAAVNGNGFALDDIRIDAINYFTDFEADDGGWLGEGFVRIQNVLPQSFRVTMITYGKRIHVVPLELDENNQFEIDISLGQDIESIILVISGTTPYTRQRAVYQVEVEPLP